The sequence below is a genomic window from Ciceribacter thiooxidans.
GCGCCAAAGGTGGCGCCCTGGTCCGCATTGTCGGCTCAGCCCTGCGGGTTCGAAGGTATCGCGTCGCCCGCTTCTATACGCCCCACGGCGGGAGCCTGCATTACGAGCAGGCGACGTTCGCCGGACGGGGTATTTTCGCACTCGAACGGCTGCTCGAGCGCTTTGGCGATGCACTGATCTTCGTCTGCGATTTCGAGCATCAGACCTACGAAAACAAGGTCGGCAAGCCGCGATGTGACTGGCGGACGATCCACAACGGAATCAGCGACACCGATTTCGAGGCGATTCCTACCCGCTCCGACAGCGTCGACTACATTTATGTCGGCATGTTGCGCGACCTGAAGGGCCCGGACGTCTTCATCGATGCCTTCGCCCGCACGGAGCGGCTGGTCGGCCGGCCGCTGTCGGCGCTGGTCATCGGCGACGGCCCGGACCGCGACAAATACGAGACCACGTTGATACAGAAGGGGCTCGGACGTCGCGTCGGCCTGCTCCCGGCAATGCCGATCAAGGACGCCTTCGCGACCTCGGACATGGTCGTCGTTCCTTCGCGGGCCGAATCCATGCCTTACATCGTGCTCGAAACGCTGGCCGCCGGAAAGACGCTGATCGCCTCGCGCGTCGGCGGCATCCCGGAGGTCCTCGGCCCCGACAGTGAAGCGCTGGCAGAGCGGGGCGATGCCGCCGACCTCGCCCGCGTGATGGCGCAGGCGCTTACGACCCCCGGATGGGCGAAGTCCGTGATGCCAGACCCCGTGGCGTTCAAGGCGAAATTCTCCGCGTCCGTCATGGCCGAGAAGATGCTCGGCTTCTACCGCGAGCGGCTCGCCGCGATCTGAACGGCATTCGCCTCAGTCCCCGGCTTTCGCCGGAACGACCCGCTTGACGAGCGGCGGATAATCGTCGGGCGTCAGGGTTTCCTTCTCGAGCAGCAGCTTCGCGCCTTCCCTGAGCCGGTCGATCCTGACGTTCAGGATGCGCTTCGCCTGGGCATAGGCCTCCTCGATCATCGTGCGGATGGCAAGATCCACTTCCCGCGCCGTCGCTTCCGAATAATCCTTGGGGCGCATGCGCATCTGGCTGTCGTCCAGCCACTGCATGCGCTGTGGTTCGAGGACGGCCTGCCCGACGGACTCGTCCATTCCGAAACGGGTGACGATCTCGCGGGCGATGTCGGTCACCTTGGCGAGGTCGTCGGCAGCCCCCGTCGAAATCTCGCCGAAGATCAGGTCCTCCGCCGCGCGACCGGCAAGCAGCGCCACCATGCGCTCTTTCAGTTCGCCGGCGGTGATCAGGAAGCGATCCTCCGTCGGCCGCTGCAGGGTGTAACCGAGAGCGCCGATCGAGCGGGGAATGATCGACACCTTCTGCACCGGATCGGCGCGCGTGAGCGACGCCGCGACCAGCGCATGGCCCATTTCGTGGTAGGCGACGCGCTCGCGCTCCTCCGGGTTGAGGATGCGGCTCCGGCGCTCCGAACCGGCGATGATCCGCTCGACGGCCGCCACGAAATCTTCCATGGCGACCTTCGTGGCGCCGCGGCGTGTGGCGACGATCGCCGCCTCGTTGATGAGGTTGGCGAGATCGGCTCCGGTGAAGCCGGGCGTCAGGCCGGCGATATCGTCGACGCTGACGTCCTTGTCGATCAGGACGCCTTTCATGTGGACCTTGAGGATCGCCTCGCGACCCTTGCGGTCCGGCCGGTCAATGACCACCTGGCGGTCGAAACGGCCCGCCCGCATCAGCGCCGGGTCGAGGACTTCGGGCCGGTTCGTCGCCGCAAGCAGGACGATGCCGACGCGGGGATCGAAACCGTCGAGCTCCGCGAGCAGCTGGTTCAGCGTCTGCTCCTTCTCGTCGTTGCCGCCGAAACCACCGAAGGAATTCCTCGCCCGCCCCAGCGCATCGAGTTCATCGATGAAGATGATGCACGGGGCGGCGGCGCGAGCCTGTTCGAAGAGGTCGCGCACGCGCGCCGCACCGACGCCGACGAACATCTCGACGAATTCCGAGCCGGAGATGGAGAAGAAGGGAACACCGGCCTCGCCCGCCACCGCGCGCGCCATCAGCGTCTTGCCGGTGCCGGGTGGCCCGACCAGAAGAATACCCTTTGGAATGCGCGCCCCGAGGCGGCCGTAGAGGTCCTTGTCCTTCAGAAAGGAGACAATCTCCTGAAGCTCGGCCTCGGCTTCGTCGATGCCTGCGACGTCGTCGAAGGTGACGCCCGTCTTGCGCTCCAGATAGATCTTTGCCCGCGACTTGCCGATGTTGATGAGGCCGCCCATGCCCTGCCGTTCGGCGATGCCGCGGAAGAAGAAAGACCAGAGCGTGAAGAAGAGGATGACCGGCAGGACCCAGGAGAGAAGGGTCGTCAGCCAGTTGCTGTCGGTCGCCCCCGAAACCTTGACGCCTTCCTTCTCGAAAATTGCGGCGAGTGCCGGATCGACGCGATTGGCGATGAAGTACTTCTTGCCGTTCTGCGGCTCCTTGAACTCGCCTTCGATCCTCGTCTCCGTGAGCGTGACCGAGGCGATCCGGCCATCCTGGGCCATCTTCATCATTTCGCTGTAGGAGACCTGCGCATAGTCGCGGTAGCCGAGCCAGGCCTGGAATGCCAGCAGGAGCGTGAAGACAAACAGGAAATAGCCGATGTTGAATGCGTGCTTCTTGTCCATGAGCCTCGCTCTCTTTTTATCTTGCTGTCTTTTCAGCCACGATGCGTCTCATGCTTCCTTGATCGGTGTCAAATTTCCCGGTTTCGGCGCAGCTGGACTGTCGTGAAGACGAGCAGTGTCGTATCAGAACGGGACAATGGACGCACCCTAAAGGATTTTTAGGACCTTCCTGCCAGAATGTGGCCGACGGGGCCCAAGGCGGCGATGAATCAGATGGAAAAGCATCAGCAATTCGACATCGATAGACTGCGCCGAAAGGTTACGCAGGGCAGCGGCGGTGACGCCACCAGTGCGCCGGAGGACAACGGCAGCATCAACGCGCTCGCAAGACAGGTCGCCAACCATCTGAGCGAGGAAAACTACTCGCCGGCGATCATCATCGGACAGATGAGGCTCTTCGAATTCCTCTGCCTCCTCGCGCTCGGCCTGGGTACGCTCTATTTCTTCTACGGTGCGCAGACGGCAAATCTCTGGGTCGATCTCTCCATCGTCGTTCTCGCTTCGGGCGCGACCGTCCTCATGATGCAGATGGCGGACTGCTACCACGTCCCGGCGCTGAGGGCGCCGCTGCGGTCCGTTCTGCGCATCTGGGGCTCGTTCTTGGTAGCGATGGTGGCCTCCGCCCTCGCCCTCTTCCTTGCGGGCGATCACGCCCTCTCCCTCCGCAACTGGCTGATCGCGTGGTTCGCACTCGGTAGCGCCGTCCTGCTGACGGAGCGGGTGCTCTTTGGCTTCCGCATCCGCCGATGGGCGCGCAACGGCGTCATGGAGCGCCGCGCGGTCATCGTCGGAGGTGGCCAGCCGGCGAAGGACCTGATCCGCGCCCTCGAGATGCAGCCGGACAACGACATACGCATCTGCGGCATCTTCGACGACCGCGGCACCGCCCGTTCGCCGACCGTCGTCGCCGGCTATCCGAAACTCGGAACCTTCGCCGAACTCGTCGAATTCGCGCGCCTCGCCCGCATCGACATGCTGATCATCGCCCTGCCGCTCAGCGCGGAAGAGCGCATCCTGCATCTTCTGCGCAAGCTCTGGGTGCTGCCCCTCGACATCCGCCTCGCCGCCCATTCGAACAGCCTGCGCTTCCGTCCGCGCGCCTATTCGCATGTCGGCGCAGTTCCGATGCTCGACATCATGGACAAGCCGATCCGCGACTGGGATTCCGTCGCCAAGCGGGTGTTCGACATCACCTTCAGCCTGCTCGCCCTCGCCGTCTTCTGGCCGGTTATGATCGCCACCGCCGTCGCCATCAAAGCCACGTCCAAGGGACCGGTTTTCTTCATCCAGGAGCGGCACGGCTTCAACAACGAGATCATCCGCGTCCTGAAGTTCCGCTCGATGTACACGGAAATGAGCGATCCGACGGCCCGGCAGGCGGTCACGAAGAACGACCCGCGCGTGACACCCGTCGGACGGTTCCTGCGCAAATCCTCGATCGATGAACTGCCGCAATTCTTCAACGTCCTGCAGGGCAGCCTGTCGCTCGTCGGACCGCGTCCGCACGCCGTACTCGCGCAAACCCGCGAGCGCAAATATTCCGAGATCGTCGAAGGCTACTTCGCCCGCCACCGCGTCAAGCCCGGCGTCACCGGCTGGGCGCAGATCAACGGACTGCGCGGCGAGGTCGATACCGACGAGAAGATCAAGCTGCGCACCGCCTACGATCTCTATTACATCGAGAACTGGTCGCTGTTCCTCGATCTCAAGATCCTGTTCCTCACGCCCTTCCGGCTGCTCAACACGGAAAACGCCTATTGAGCGCGAACCATGCCCTTGCCGGCCAGCGGCCGCCCTCGTCCGCGGCGATCGTATCGCTGATCGGTGCGGCAAGCCTCGCCGTCGGCGTCTTCCTGTCGGGCTTCGTCATCTCCGAGCCGGCACCCTATGAACTCTGGATGGTGGCGCAGATTGCGCTGTGGTTCCTCTTCGGCCTCAGGATTTCCCGCGGAACGGCGCCGCTGCTCGCGCTGCTCCTCGTCTTCAATGTCGGCGGCATCCTCTCGCTGACGGTCATGCAGGATCTCGGCGACGGGCCGATGTATCTTGCCGTATCGACCTTTCTCGCGCTCACCGCGGTCTTCTATGCGGCCGTCATCGAGGACGACGCACGGCGTCTCAAACTCATCTTCGATGCCTGGGTGGTCGCGGCGATCGTCACCTCCATGCTCGGCATCCTCGGTTATTTCCATGCCTTTCCTGGTGCCGAGGTGTTCACCCGCTACGACCGCGCCATGGGCGCCTTCCAGGACCCGAACGTCTTCGGCCCCTTCCTCATCGCTCCCTCGCTCTACCTGATCCACGGTCTTCTGACCGGGCGCCTGATCGATGCGCCCTTCAAGGTCGCGGGTCTGCTGGTGGTGGCGCTCGGCGTCTTCCTGTCCTTCTCGCGCGCCGCCTGGGCTCTCTTCCTGTTCTCCGCCGTCGCGCTCGTGTTCATCCTGTTGCTCAAGGAGCGCACCGGTGCCTTCCGGCTGAAGATCCTGTTGCTGACAATCGCTGCGGTCGTCGTGCTGGTGCTCGCGCTTGTGATCGCGTTGCAGGTCGAACAGGTCCGCGACCTCTTCCTCAGCCGCACCGGAATCCAGGAATATGACAGCGGCCATCTCGGCCGTTTCGAGCGCCATCGTCTCGGCTTCCTGATGTCGATGGAACGGCCGCTTGGCATCGGCCCGATGGTCTTCAGCACGATCTTTCCGGAAGACGAGCACAATATCTGGTTGAAGACGCTGACGAGCTACGGCTGGCTCGGCTTCGTCACCTTCATCCTTCTCATCCTCTGGACGCTCAGGATCGGTTTTCGCTTCCTCCTGCGCGATCGCCCCTGGCAACCGCATCTGATGATCGCCTGGATCACCATCATCGGCCATGCGGCAATCGGCAATGTCATCGATATCGACCACTGGCGCCACTTCTACCTGCTGCTCGGCATCGTCTGGGGATGCGGAGCGCTCGAGCGACGCCATCAGAAAAGCCTCGGAAGGCGAATGATTTGACTGCCGCGCCACAACAGCCGGAACGCCCTCTCTCCGTTCTCCAGGTGCTGGAGCCGAGCGGCGGTGGATCGGGCCGCCACTTCATCGACCTGTGCGGCGGGCTCGCGGCACAAGGTCATGCCGTGACCGCCGTCTACTCGCCGGTGCGGGCGGAGGCGCGCTTCGTCGAGGACCTCCTCTCCCGCAATCGTCACCGCGTCATCGCCCTGCCGATGCAGCGGGCCGTCGGGCCGTGGGACGCGGTTGCCTGGTGGCAGTTGCGAGAGATCATCAAGCGGGAAGGCCCCTTCGACATCATCCACGGCCACAGTTCCAAGGCCGGCGCGCTCACGCGCCTGCGGCTGCCGGGACGCCACACGCCCCGGGTCTATACTCCGCATGCTTTCCGTACCATGGACCCGACGCTCGGCGACAAGGGGCGGCTCGTCTACGGCGCGGTCGAACGCTTTCTCGGCCGTCATCTCAGTGAGCGCGTAATCTGCGTCTCCGACAGCGAATACGACCACGCGATCTCGCTCGGCATCCCGGCCGGGAAGCTGCGGGTCGTCGTCAACGGCG
It includes:
- a CDS encoding glycosyltransferase family 4 protein, which gives rise to MPEGPPLRIVHCFRSPVGGIFRHVRDLAEQHSRAGHQVGIVCDSLTGSEHEERLFEQIRPFLSLGLTRIPIHRSVGLSDLAAVKKSYNQIKSLQPDILHGHGAKGGALVRIVGSALRVRRYRVARFYTPHGGSLHYEQATFAGRGIFALERLLERFGDALIFVCDFEHQTYENKVGKPRCDWRTIHNGISDTDFEAIPTRSDSVDYIYVGMLRDLKGPDVFIDAFARTERLVGRPLSALVIGDGPDRDKYETTLIQKGLGRRVGLLPAMPIKDAFATSDMVVVPSRAESMPYIVLETLAAGKTLIASRVGGIPEVLGPDSEALAERGDAADLARVMAQALTTPGWAKSVMPDPVAFKAKFSASVMAEKMLGFYRERLAAI
- the ftsH gene encoding ATP-dependent zinc metalloprotease FtsH, giving the protein MDKKHAFNIGYFLFVFTLLLAFQAWLGYRDYAQVSYSEMMKMAQDGRIASVTLTETRIEGEFKEPQNGKKYFIANRVDPALAAIFEKEGVKVSGATDSNWLTTLLSWVLPVILFFTLWSFFFRGIAERQGMGGLINIGKSRAKIYLERKTGVTFDDVAGIDEAEAELQEIVSFLKDKDLYGRLGARIPKGILLVGPPGTGKTLMARAVAGEAGVPFFSISGSEFVEMFVGVGAARVRDLFEQARAAAPCIIFIDELDALGRARNSFGGFGGNDEKEQTLNQLLAELDGFDPRVGIVLLAATNRPEVLDPALMRAGRFDRQVVIDRPDRKGREAILKVHMKGVLIDKDVSVDDIAGLTPGFTGADLANLINEAAIVATRRGATKVAMEDFVAAVERIIAGSERRSRILNPEERERVAYHEMGHALVAASLTRADPVQKVSIIPRSIGALGYTLQRPTEDRFLITAGELKERMVALLAGRAAEDLIFGEISTGAADDLAKVTDIAREIVTRFGMDESVGQAVLEPQRMQWLDDSQMRMRPKDYSEATAREVDLAIRTMIEEAYAQAKRILNVRIDRLREGAKLLLEKETLTPDDYPPLVKRVVPAKAGD
- a CDS encoding undecaprenyl-phosphate glucose phosphotransferase; translation: MNQMEKHQQFDIDRLRRKVTQGSGGDATSAPEDNGSINALARQVANHLSEENYSPAIIIGQMRLFEFLCLLALGLGTLYFFYGAQTANLWVDLSIVVLASGATVLMMQMADCYHVPALRAPLRSVLRIWGSFLVAMVASALALFLAGDHALSLRNWLIAWFALGSAVLLTERVLFGFRIRRWARNGVMERRAVIVGGGQPAKDLIRALEMQPDNDIRICGIFDDRGTARSPTVVAGYPKLGTFAELVEFARLARIDMLIIALPLSAEERILHLLRKLWVLPLDIRLAAHSNSLRFRPRAYSHVGAVPMLDIMDKPIRDWDSVAKRVFDITFSLLALAVFWPVMIATAVAIKATSKGPVFFIQERHGFNNEIIRVLKFRSMYTEMSDPTARQAVTKNDPRVTPVGRFLRKSSIDELPQFFNVLQGSLSLVGPRPHAVLAQTRERKYSEIVEGYFARHRVKPGVTGWAQINGLRGEVDTDEKIKLRTAYDLYYIENWSLFLDLKILFLTPFRLLNTENAY
- a CDS encoding O-antigen ligase family protein, which encodes MSANHALAGQRPPSSAAIVSLIGAASLAVGVFLSGFVISEPAPYELWMVAQIALWFLFGLRISRGTAPLLALLLVFNVGGILSLTVMQDLGDGPMYLAVSTFLALTAVFYAAVIEDDARRLKLIFDAWVVAAIVTSMLGILGYFHAFPGAEVFTRYDRAMGAFQDPNVFGPFLIAPSLYLIHGLLTGRLIDAPFKVAGLLVVALGVFLSFSRAAWALFLFSAVALVFILLLKERTGAFRLKILLLTIAAVVVLVLALVIALQVEQVRDLFLSRTGIQEYDSGHLGRFERHRLGFLMSMERPLGIGPMVFSTIFPEDEHNIWLKTLTSYGWLGFVTFILLILWTLRIGFRFLLRDRPWQPHLMIAWITIIGHAAIGNVIDIDHWRHFYLLLGIVWGCGALERRHQKSLGRRMI